The following are from one region of the Lentimicrobiaceae bacterium genome:
- the nusA gene encoding transcription termination/antitermination protein NusA: MEHINLVETFSEFKEFKNIDRETMMRIIEDVFRHMLIKKHGSDENYNVIVNIDKGDLEIWRNREIVEDGAVEDDNRQIAYSDAIKIEPDFEVGEEVSEEIRMKDFGRREILTIRQNLMSKIQEYEKDNIFKKYKEKIGEIISGEVYQVWKKEILVLDDEYIELTLPRSEQIPSDFYRKGDTIRAVVSKVDMRNNTPIIVLSRTSPAFLERLFESEVPEVYDGLITIKNIVRVPGERAKIAVESYDDRIDPVGACVGMKGSRIHGIVRELRNENIDVINFTSNPTLYITRALSPAKISSITINEANKRADVFMKPDQVSLAIGKGGYNIKLASKLTGYEIDVYRDTDSDNEDVDLQEFSDEIDQWIIDELKAIGCDTARSVIDLSIDELVNRTDLEEETIKEVIRILRAEFE, from the coding sequence ATGGAACATATCAATTTAGTCGAAACTTTCTCCGAATTCAAAGAGTTCAAAAACATCGACCGCGAAACCATGATGCGCATCATTGAAGATGTGTTCAGGCACATGCTGATAAAAAAGCACGGCTCTGATGAGAACTACAATGTCATTGTCAATATTGACAAAGGAGACCTCGAAATATGGAGGAATCGCGAAATTGTTGAAGACGGAGCTGTTGAAGACGATAACAGACAAATTGCTTACTCCGACGCCATCAAAATCGAACCTGACTTTGAAGTTGGAGAAGAAGTGTCTGAAGAAATCAGAATGAAGGATTTTGGCCGTCGTGAAATTCTCACCATCAGGCAAAACCTGATGTCAAAAATCCAGGAATACGAAAAAGACAATATTTTCAAAAAATACAAAGAAAAAATCGGTGAAATCATCTCCGGGGAAGTTTATCAGGTATGGAAAAAAGAAATTCTTGTACTTGATGACGAATACATTGAACTAACGCTGCCCCGTTCAGAACAAATCCCTTCCGATTTTTACAGAAAAGGCGACACCATCCGTGCCGTTGTTTCTAAAGTGGATATGCGAAACAATACACCCATCATTGTCCTTTCACGCACCTCCCCTGCTTTTCTCGAACGCTTGTTCGAATCAGAAGTGCCTGAAGTTTATGATGGACTTATCACCATTAAAAACATTGTTAGGGTTCCGGGCGAACGCGCCAAAATAGCTGTTGAAAGCTACGACGACCGTATTGACCCTGTGGGAGCCTGTGTGGGAATGAAAGGATCGCGTATTCATGGAATTGTGCGTGAACTCAGAAATGAGAATATTGACGTTATCAATTTCACATCCAATCCAACACTTTATATTACCCGTGCGCTGAGCCCGGCAAAAATTTCGTCCATCACCATCAACGAAGCAAACAAAAGGGCCGATGTATTTATGAAACCCGACCAGGTTTCGCTGGCCATCGGTAAAGGTGGATATAACATCAAACTGGCCAGTAAACTTACCGGCTATGAAATTGATGTTTACCGTGATACAGATTCAGACAACGAAGACGTGGATCTTCAGGAATTTTCCGATGAAATCGATCAGTGGATCATCGATGAGCTGAAAGCCATTGGTTGCGACACCGCCCGTAGCGTCATCGACCTCAGTATTGATGAACTCGTGAACCGCACTGACCTGGAAGAAGAAACCATTAAAGAGGTTATCAGAATCCTCAGGGCCGAATTTGAATAG